A region from the Bacteroidota bacterium genome encodes:
- a CDS encoding sigma-54-dependent Fis family transcriptional regulator: MPRILIIDDEKSIRRTLREILEYENFKVDEAADGLEGLAIVQKEKFDIILCDIKMPKMDGMEALDKFMEVASDVPVIMISGHGNIETAVEAVKKGAYDFIQKPLDLNRLLVTVRNALDKSKLVTETKTLKKRITKTFDMIGQSDSIVKVKEMIDKVAPTDARVLITGENGTGKELVARWLHEKSNRAAAPLIEVNCAAIPSELIESELFGHEKGAFTSAVAQRKGKFELAEGGTIFLDEIGDMSLSAQAKVLRALQENKITRVGGDKEIKVNVRVLAATNKDLKKEILKGNFREDLYHRLSVILIHVPSLNERKEDIPLLADHFLKNICEEHGMTQKEISKEALKELQKLPWTGNIREFRNVIERLIILCDRTITDKDVIAYAKPKE, from the coding sequence ATGCCTCGCATTCTTATTATTGACGACGAAAAAAGTATCCGCAGAACTTTGCGCGAGATCCTTGAATACGAAAATTTCAAAGTTGATGAAGCGGCTGACGGGCTCGAAGGACTTGCCATCGTTCAGAAAGAAAAATTCGACATCATTCTCTGCGATATTAAAATGCCGAAGATGGATGGAATGGAAGCGCTCGATAAATTCATGGAAGTGGCTTCTGATGTTCCGGTGATCATGATCTCCGGCCATGGGAATATTGAAACTGCAGTGGAAGCCGTGAAAAAAGGAGCGTATGATTTTATTCAGAAACCGCTCGACCTGAATCGTCTTCTTGTAACGGTGCGCAACGCGCTCGATAAATCGAAATTAGTTACCGAAACAAAAACGCTGAAAAAAAGGATCACCAAAACTTTCGACATGATCGGCCAATCCGATTCCATTGTGAAAGTCAAAGAGATGATCGACAAAGTTGCGCCTACGGATGCGCGTGTGCTCATTACGGGTGAGAACGGAACAGGAAAAGAATTGGTCGCAAGATGGCTGCATGAAAAAAGTAATCGCGCTGCAGCTCCTTTAATAGAAGTGAATTGTGCGGCTATTCCTTCCGAGCTCATCGAATCGGAATTGTTCGGCCATGAGAAAGGTGCTTTCACTTCGGCGGTGGCGCAGCGTAAAGGAAAATTCGAGCTCGCAGAAGGAGGAACTATTTTTCTGGATGAGATCGGTGATATGAGTCTGAGTGCGCAGGCGAAAGTGTTGCGTGCTTTGCAGGAAAATAAAATTACACGCGTAGGAGGCGACAAAGAAATAAAAGTGAATGTGCGTGTGCTTGCTGCGACGAACAAAGATCTGAAGAAAGAAATTCTCAAAGGAAATTTCCGCGAGGATCTGTATCATCGCCTCAGTGTGATCCTCATTCATGTTCCGTCATTGAACGAACGCAAGGAAGATATTCCATTGCTTGCTGATCATTTTCTGAAAAACATTTGTGAAGAACATGGCATGACGCAGAAAGAAATTTCGAAAGAAGCTTTAAAAGAATTGCAAAAACTTCCATGGACAGGAAACATCCGGGAATTCAGAAATGTGATTGAGCGACTGATTATTTTGTGTGATAGGACGATCACGGATAAAGATGTGATTGCTTACGCGAAGCCGAAGGAGTAG
- a CDS encoding T9SS type A sorting domain-containing protein → MKQTFALLVLALLVSSGISAQSTFISTNYALNGDTFYLTTAQPSSLNFDTTNAPCNWNYASLTGISQRRLVYRPSNQTGFTPIQWPYIFNSSNVNRTSTDGHTTAIGNFQKTNPNDFYLLNAGALQQKASSFNIVINSSSLAIKNVYATADVIYKFPLNYLNADSSDGSYTTNIPNYYYQNTQMHRVNHVDGWGTVITPYGTFSNALRIISDLTQRDSIIINDTLLPIITTISRELKWMDPSKKYPLLVVKQNKVGNNYVTQSVEYFDNQQYFQPAAHFVWVPYFPVVGDTVQFQNLSTNSISYHWDFGDPASGNQDTSTAINPSHIFNAQGFYRVCLIAYNGPLSDSVCDTVTIQTPTSVNAMQELTFRIFPNPTASLITISSNDAISSVEIFDDQGKCLERRLLNKSTTHFEMDFSSYAKGKYFIRVNTISGSQTQMVIHN, encoded by the coding sequence ATGAAACAAACTTTCGCACTACTTGTTTTAGCGCTGCTCGTCTCTTCTGGTATTTCCGCGCAATCTACTTTCATTTCCACAAATTACGCATTGAACGGAGATACTTTCTATCTGACCACGGCGCAACCGTCGAGTTTGAATTTCGATACGACGAACGCGCCCTGCAACTGGAATTATGCATCGCTCACCGGAATTTCACAGCGAAGACTGGTGTATCGCCCTTCGAATCAGACCGGATTTACTCCTATTCAGTGGCCTTACATTTTCAATTCCTCGAATGTAAATAGAACTTCTACCGATGGACATACCACTGCAATCGGAAATTTTCAGAAAACAAATCCGAATGATTTTTATTTGCTCAATGCGGGAGCGCTGCAACAAAAAGCATCTTCATTTAATATTGTGATCAACAGTTCTTCCTTAGCAATAAAAAATGTTTACGCAACTGCCGATGTGATTTACAAGTTTCCTTTGAATTATTTAAATGCCGATTCTTCGGATGGATCTTACACGACAAACATTCCGAATTATTATTATCAGAATACACAAATGCATAGAGTGAATCATGTGGATGGATGGGGAACTGTAATCACGCCTTATGGAACATTTTCAAATGCGTTGCGGATAATTTCTGATTTGACTCAGCGCGACAGCATCATCATTAATGACACATTGCTTCCGATCATCACAACTATTTCCAGAGAATTAAAATGGATGGATCCTTCAAAAAAATATCCTTTACTCGTGGTCAAACAAAATAAAGTTGGAAATAATTATGTGACACAAAGCGTAGAATATTTTGACAACCAACAATATTTTCAACCTGCTGCGCATTTTGTTTGGGTGCCGTATTTTCCGGTTGTCGGTGACACAGTCCAATTTCAAAATTTGAGTACAAACAGTATTTCCTATCACTGGGATTTTGGCGATCCGGCAAGTGGGAATCAGGATACTTCGACTGCAATTAATCCAAGCCATATTTTTAATGCGCAAGGTTTTTATCGCGTTTGTTTAATTGCGTACAATGGACCACTTTCCGATTCGGTGTGCGACACTGTTACAATTCAAACTCCGACAAGTGTAAATGCGATGCAAGAATTGACATTTAGAATTTTTCCGAATCCGACAGCTTCCCTGATTACCATTTCTTCAAACGATGCAATTTCATCAGTGGAAATTTTTGACGATCAGGGAAAATGTTTGGAGAGAAGACTTTTAAATAAATCCACAACTCATTTTGAAATGGATTTTTCATCTTATGCAAAAGGAAAATATTTCATCCGGGTGAATACCATTTCCGGTTCACAGACACAGATGGTCATTCACAACTAA
- the acs gene encoding acetate--CoA ligase, which produces MARISSFEQYQSEYKRSIEDPENFWAEIASEFSWRKKWDKVLEWNFTEPKIKWFIGGKLNITENCIDRHLKDRGDQTAIIWEPNDAKEAGRKISYKELHAEVCRFANVLKKNGAKKGDRICIYMPMIPELAVAVLACARIGAIHSVVFGGFSFNSLADRIHDAECNIVVTADGAYRGAKDIPLKSVIDEALQTCPSVKKVIVVKRTGIEIKMENGRDVWLIEELKTVSAECEAEVMDAEDMLFILYTSGSTGKPKGVVHTCGGYMVYTKYTFENVFQYNPGNIFWCTADVGWITGHSYLVYGPLLAGATTLMFEGIPTFPDAGRFWSVIDKYKVNIFYTAPTAIRSLEAMGLDFVKPYKLDSLRVLGTVGEPINVEAWNWYNENIGKEKCPIVDTWWQTETGGILISPLAGITKTKPGFATLPLPGIQPVLVDEQGNELKGNNVEGRLCMKFPWPAIIRTTFNNHERCRTAYFDTFKNLYFTGDGCRRDEDGYYRITGRVDDVIKVSGHLLGTAEIENAINLHPDIVESAVVGFPHEIKGWGIYAFCIEDHGRTDTEELKKEIIETVVKNMGPIAKPDKIQIVKGLPKTRSGKIMRRILRKIAEGDMQHVGDTSTLLDPSVVDDIVKGSVK; this is translated from the coding sequence ATGGCACGCATCTCTTCCTTCGAACAGTATCAAAGCGAATACAAAAGATCAATAGAAGATCCTGAAAATTTCTGGGCAGAGATCGCTTCTGAATTTTCATGGAGAAAAAAATGGGATAAAGTTTTAGAATGGAATTTCACCGAACCGAAAATAAAATGGTTTATCGGCGGAAAACTGAACATCACTGAAAATTGCATTGATCGTCATTTAAAAGATCGCGGCGATCAAACCGCCATCATCTGGGAACCGAACGACGCTAAGGAAGCGGGAAGAAAAATTTCCTACAAAGAATTGCACGCAGAAGTTTGTCGATTTGCGAATGTGCTGAAAAAAAACGGGGCGAAGAAAGGCGACCGCATTTGTATTTATATGCCAATGATTCCGGAACTCGCCGTTGCTGTTCTCGCCTGCGCGCGCATAGGCGCGATACATTCCGTAGTGTTCGGCGGATTTTCTTTCAATTCACTCGCCGACAGAATTCACGATGCGGAATGCAATATTGTGGTGACAGCCGATGGCGCTTATCGCGGCGCGAAAGATATTCCACTGAAGTCTGTTATCGATGAAGCGCTGCAAACATGTCCGTCAGTAAAAAAAGTGATCGTTGTAAAACGAACAGGAATTGAAATTAAAATGGAGAATGGAAGAGACGTTTGGCTGATTGAAGAATTGAAAACTGTTTCTGCAGAATGTGAAGCGGAAGTAATGGATGCAGAAGATATGCTTTTCATTCTTTACACTTCCGGTTCTACAGGAAAACCAAAAGGAGTGGTGCATACCTGCGGAGGATACATGGTGTACACGAAATATACTTTTGAAAATGTTTTTCAATACAACCCCGGAAATATTTTCTGGTGTACTGCCGACGTCGGTTGGATCACCGGGCATTCTTATCTCGTGTACGGGCCACTGCTCGCGGGCGCGACCACGCTCATGTTCGAAGGCATTCCTACTTTTCCGGATGCAGGAAGATTCTGGAGTGTGATCGATAAATACAAAGTGAATATTTTTTACACAGCACCTACTGCGATACGTTCGCTTGAAGCGATGGGACTTGATTTTGTGAAACCCTACAAGCTTGATTCACTTCGTGTGCTTGGAACGGTTGGCGAACCGATTAATGTGGAAGCGTGGAATTGGTACAACGAAAATATCGGGAAAGAAAAATGCCCGATCGTAGATACGTGGTGGCAAACGGAAACAGGCGGAATATTAATTTCTCCATTGGCGGGAATTACAAAAACAAAACCAGGATTCGCTACACTTCCTCTTCCGGGAATTCAACCCGTGCTGGTGGATGAACAGGGAAATGAATTGAAAGGAAATAATGTAGAAGGAAGATTGTGCATGAAATTTCCGTGGCCCGCGATCATCAGAACCACATTCAATAATCACGAACGTTGTCGCACTGCATATTTCGACACGTTCAAAAATTTATATTTCACCGGCGACGGATGCAGAAGAGATGAAGATGGGTACTACAGAATTACCGGACGCGTTGATGATGTGATAAAAGTTTCGGGACATTTATTGGGAACAGCGGAAATTGAAAACGCAATTAATCTTCATCCCGATATTGTGGAGAGTGCCGTAGTTGGTTTTCCTCACGAAATAAAAGGATGGGGCATTTATGCTTTTTGTATCGAGGATCACGGAAGAACAGATACAGAAGAATTGAAAAAGGAAATTATTGAAACAGTGGTAAAAAATATGGGGCCGATAGCGAAGCCGGATAAAATTCAAATCGTGAAAGGTCTTCCGAAAACCAGGAGCGGAAAAATCATGCGGAGAATTCTCCGGAAAATTGCAGAAGGAGACATGCAACATGTTGGTGATACTTCAACGCTGCTCGATCCTTCGGTGGTGGATGATATTGTGAAGGGGAGTGTGAAATGA
- a CDS encoding RNA-binding transcriptional accessory protein encodes MSSITEKLNIRKVAVELGINPQQVETTIALLDEGATVPFLSRYRKEATGSLDEVQIMNVRDRMTVLREMEKRRAFILETIEEQGKMTDELRDKIVKANTITALEDLYLPYKPKRKTRATAAREKGLEPLALKIFSQVNCDIKTEAEKFISPEHAIADADEALDGARDIVAEMISENGDAREALRKLFRETALIRSRVVAGKDESEEGSKFRDYFKWDEKLMSCPSHRMLAMRRGENEGILLLDVAPDADISIESLNKKFIKGKGEIAEQMKAAVVGAYKRLLQPSLETEFREFTKEDADKKAIDVFAQNLRELLLASPLGQKTILALDPGFRTGCKLVVLDKQGKLLENDVIYPHNGNRERTESEDTLFRLLAKHHVEAISIGNGTAGRETEEFVRGIKELPKEIMIVMVNESGASIYSASAVAREEFPDKDVTVRGAVSIGRRLADPLAELVKIDPKSIGVGQYQHDVEQNLLKKKLDEVVESCVNAVGVELNTASKQLLSYVAGIGPAIAKSIVEYREEHGAFRSRKDILKVPRLGEKVFEQAAGFLRIRNASDPLDRSAVHPESYHIVQQMAKDVNCSVDALMKEKELRKKIEIKKYVSENIGLPTLNDILSELEKPGRDPRKTFETFKFQDGVNSMEDLKEGMRLPGIVTNVTNFGAFVDIGVHQDGLVHISQLADTFVDDPNKIVKVAQKVMVTVTEVDIPRKRIALSMKGEAVAKKQEHKIPIPKSSNATPPKQKDAAKNWQDQLAALKGKLGG; translated from the coding sequence ATGTCTTCCATCACCGAAAAATTAAACATCCGAAAAGTCGCTGTTGAACTCGGCATCAATCCGCAACAGGTCGAAACCACCATCGCTCTTCTCGATGAAGGCGCAACAGTTCCGTTTCTTTCGCGTTACAGAAAAGAAGCAACCGGTTCACTCGATGAAGTGCAGATCATGAACGTGCGCGACCGCATGACCGTATTGCGCGAAATGGAAAAACGCCGCGCATTCATTCTCGAAACAATAGAAGAGCAGGGAAAGATGACGGATGAACTGCGCGATAAAATTGTAAAAGCAAATACGATCACAGCACTCGAGGATCTTTATCTTCCTTATAAACCGAAACGCAAAACAAGAGCTACGGCTGCAAGAGAAAAAGGACTCGAGCCGCTCGCGCTGAAAATATTTTCGCAGGTGAATTGCGATATAAAAACTGAAGCTGAAAAATTCATTTCACCCGAGCATGCTATCGCTGATGCGGACGAAGCACTCGATGGCGCACGCGACATTGTCGCCGAAATGATCTCAGAAAATGGTGATGCGCGCGAAGCGCTTCGCAAACTTTTCCGCGAGACCGCGCTCATCCGTTCACGCGTGGTGGCAGGAAAAGATGAAAGCGAAGAAGGTTCAAAGTTCCGTGATTATTTCAAGTGGGACGAAAAACTGATGAGTTGTCCTTCGCACCGCATGCTCGCTATGCGCCGTGGAGAGAATGAAGGAATTCTTTTGCTCGATGTTGCGCCTGACGCGGATATTTCAATTGAATCACTGAATAAGAAATTCATCAAAGGCAAAGGTGAGATAGCTGAGCAAATGAAAGCGGCTGTTGTTGGTGCTTACAAAAGATTATTACAACCTTCACTCGAAACAGAATTCCGTGAATTCACCAAAGAAGATGCCGACAAAAAAGCGATCGATGTATTCGCGCAGAATCTCCGCGAACTTTTACTTGCGTCACCACTTGGACAGAAAACAATTCTTGCACTTGATCCGGGATTCCGCACAGGTTGTAAATTGGTAGTGCTCGATAAGCAGGGAAAATTATTGGAGAACGATGTGATCTATCCGCACAACGGGAACAGAGAACGCACCGAATCAGAGGACACACTTTTCCGTTTGCTGGCGAAACATCACGTAGAGGCAATTTCCATTGGTAACGGAACGGCAGGAAGAGAAACGGAAGAATTTGTTCGCGGAATAAAAGAATTGCCGAAAGAAATTATGATCGTGATGGTAAATGAGAGTGGCGCTTCCATTTATTCGGCGTCTGCAGTTGCGCGCGAAGAATTTCCGGATAAAGACGTAACAGTGCGCGGAGCAGTTTCTATTGGAAGAAGATTGGCTGATCCATTAGCCGAGCTCGTGAAGATCGATCCAAAGTCAATTGGAGTTGGACAATATCAGCACGATGTGGAGCAGAATTTATTGAAGAAAAAATTAGATGAGGTAGTGGAGAGTTGCGTGAATGCAGTGGGTGTGGAATTGAATACAGCCAGTAAACAATTACTTTCCTATGTGGCAGGTATCGGTCCTGCCATTGCGAAAAGTATTGTCGAATACCGTGAAGAACACGGCGCTTTCCGTTCGAGAAAAGATATTCTGAAAGTTCCTCGTCTCGGAGAAAAAGTTTTTGAACAGGCCGCCGGATTTCTGAGAATAAGAAATGCTTCCGATCCGCTCGACAGAAGTGCTGTTCACCCGGAATCGTATCACATCGTGCAGCAGATGGCGAAAGATGTAAATTGCTCAGTGGACGCATTGATGAAAGAAAAAGAATTGCGCAAAAAAATAGAAATAAAAAAATATGTTTCAGAGAATATTGGTTTACCAACGCTCAATGATATTCTTTCTGAACTGGAAAAACCAGGAAGAGATCCGCGTAAAACTTTTGAAACTTTTAAATTCCAGGATGGCGTTAATTCCATGGAAGATCTGAAAGAAGGAATGCGTTTGCCGGGAATTGTAACCAACGTTACCAACTTCGGCGCATTCGTCGATATTGGTGTTCACCAGGACGGGCTCGTGCACATTTCGCAGCTCGCAGATACTTTTGTGGATGATCCGAATAAAATTGTGAAGGTTGCACAGAAAGTGATGGTGACCGTTACGGAAGTTGACATTCCGAGAAAAAGAATTGCGCTTTCTATGAAAGGAGAAGCCGTTGCTAAAAAACAGGAACATAAAATTCCAATTCCTAAATCTTCAAACGCCACTCCACCGAAACAAAAGGATGCTGCAAAAAACTGGCAGGATCAGTTGGCTGCGCTCAAGGGAAAGTTGGGCGGTTAG
- a CDS encoding capsular biosynthesis protein has protein sequence MSFLSRLFSAAKPGEPVDLGLIGVDMHSHFIPGIDDGAKTMKDSIEMLRAMEELGYTKVITTPHVMSDFFRNSQEIISTGLEQVQNAAVKEGLEITIRAAAEYYFDYELEKKIAKERLLTLGNDYLLFEVSYMNPPDNLDAFIFNLQTEGYKPVLAHPERYPFWFTKSLEKFEKLKDKGVFFQLNINSLTGHYSIESKRVAEQMIEKGWYEFTGSDCHHMGHIELLKKVRKEKALRKLVESGKLLNGSL, from the coding sequence ATGAGTTTTCTCAGCAGACTTTTCAGTGCAGCAAAACCCGGCGAACCTGTCGATCTCGGCTTGATCGGCGTGGATATGCATTCTCATTTCATTCCCGGAATTGACGATGGCGCGAAGACCATGAAAGATTCGATCGAGATGCTGCGCGCGATGGAAGAACTCGGCTATACTAAAGTGATCACAACACCGCACGTGATGAGCGATTTTTTCCGGAATAGCCAGGAGATCATTTCCACCGGGCTCGAACAAGTGCAGAACGCAGCAGTGAAAGAAGGCCTGGAAATTACGATACGCGCCGCGGCAGAATATTATTTCGATTACGAACTCGAAAAAAAAATTGCGAAGGAAAGATTACTCACACTCGGGAATGATTATTTGCTGTTCGAAGTTTCCTACATGAATCCACCCGACAATCTTGATGCATTTATTTTCAATTTGCAAACCGAAGGATACAAACCCGTGCTTGCGCATCCCGAGCGTTATCCGTTCTGGTTTACAAAATCATTGGAGAAATTTGAAAAACTGAAAGACAAAGGAGTTTTTTTTCAGCTCAACATCAATTCACTCACCGGTCATTATTCCATTGAATCGAAACGCGTGGCGGAACAGATGATAGAAAAAGGATGGTATGAATTTACCGGCAGCGATTGTCATCACATGGGACATATTGAATTGCTGAAAAAAGTGCGGAAGGAAAAAGCGCTGCGCAAATTAGTAGAGAGCGGGAAGTTGCTGAATGGGAGTTTGTGA
- a CDS encoding nucleotidyl transferase AbiEii/AbiGii toxin family protein gives MEYEKLFESFWKRDVRYLLCGGLAVNIYGIPRMTADIDLLIDFDKGNMEKFLKVVQSINYKSVLPLPFEKLSDEEERSKLKTEKNLIAFSFYNSASGFLSLDVLLDLPISFKDLWARKEVRKLDDFSVNIVSIDDLIRMKEFSGRSQDKDDIILLSKFRK, from the coding sequence ATGGAGTACGAAAAATTATTCGAGTCATTTTGGAAAAGAGATGTTCGCTACCTGCTTTGCGGAGGATTAGCAGTGAATATTTATGGTATTCCAAGGATGACTGCAGATATTGATCTGCTCATCGACTTCGACAAGGGAAACATGGAAAAATTTCTCAAGGTCGTTCAATCGATTAACTACAAATCAGTACTTCCATTGCCTTTTGAAAAACTCAGTGATGAAGAGGAGCGCAGTAAACTCAAGACCGAAAAAAATCTGATCGCGTTTTCGTTTTACAATAGTGCATCAGGATTCCTTTCTCTTGATGTTCTTCTTGATTTGCCAATTTCATTTAAAGATCTGTGGGCGCGGAAAGAAGTCCGCAAACTGGATGATTTCAGCGTGAACATAGTCAGCATAGACGACTTGATTCGAATGAAAGAGTTTTCCGGAAGATCGCAGGATAAAGATGATATTATCCTATTGAGCAAATTCAGAAAATGA
- a CDS encoding TonB-dependent receptor, giving the protein MKRYTKNMICLAGAVLAGKLATANGSIAGKITDEMNHPVASATVELFNAKDSSLVKVLLTDVNGKYSFDNIAPGRLLLEVDNAGFKSVVKNVDIEDGANADLDIPGMARGISKGIIENDNGLPFLAELNGMMVLTFEGTNAKIGGTTLDILKVAPGISQDEQGRLTLDGSTLFELQKDGKDLDVSAAQMDGALRAIPMKEVASIIINRDPKRNKSESGLPVVNLVTLTGEKLGLYGEVNSNTTFGQVTKNDQGVVLNYNSSKVQVYGSFERADNSSVEKDFMSRILPMDGTNLRFENESITKDKPVTEEAIFGTEYKGAKGFAAGIELNGTQLKSDANVTDVSKYSFDGLDTTFIFPDAYSTHTEQQDASATVHIDQTIRATGTILTAKYAIDHNKSLWNETFPFAGAEGGTHIEATPGFHRYSSANDIGIHNATFEMTQVWTKKLITVAGYNHIAYDNLNTLSMQNLSNGEWVNANGNMNQFKLHEAIGSIYLNTYLDLGKTQFAAGLDAEQVHTTGNSLITDHKFQVDNLQLFPSVNASRTFGKNGSISFKYFQSITRPTMTQLDPFGHYTNQYTYVAGNPNLKPEIGNTAKVSLKMFQVLELTGELNEKHNGIQDVTMVDANGLNVRMPENISNSHNASAGIKCLIPVGNKIALQTSATWTWSHFQTEIYGMNINSRNRKFVGQATMLVTLPANFNLIVDGYYVSPASDGIIATQSTGAVDASITKSMMNDKVILSAGVNDIFKTGTVRATILSPEGNVAYKVIPETQTAFVKATIKVGNEKAKRETNND; this is encoded by the coding sequence ATGAAACGCTACACCAAAAACATGATTTGCCTTGCAGGAGCAGTGCTCGCAGGTAAACTCGCAACAGCCAACGGCAGCATCGCCGGAAAGATCACCGACGAAATGAATCACCCGGTGGCATCAGCAACAGTAGAACTTTTCAATGCGAAAGATTCTTCTCTCGTAAAGGTCCTGCTCACCGATGTCAATGGGAAATATTCTTTCGACAACATCGCTCCCGGCCGCCTTCTTCTTGAAGTTGACAATGCAGGATTCAAATCTGTTGTAAAGAATGTGGATATTGAAGACGGAGCGAATGCTGATCTCGATATTCCCGGAATGGCACGCGGAATTTCAAAAGGAATTATCGAAAATGATAATGGCCTTCCATTTCTCGCTGAACTCAACGGCATGATGGTGCTCACCTTTGAAGGAACGAATGCGAAGATCGGCGGCACCACGCTCGACATCCTTAAAGTTGCTCCCGGAATTTCGCAGGATGAGCAGGGCCGCCTCACACTCGACGGAAGTACGCTCTTCGAATTGCAGAAAGACGGAAAAGATCTCGACGTGAGCGCTGCTCAGATGGATGGCGCACTCCGCGCTATTCCTATGAAAGAAGTTGCTTCCATCATCATCAACCGCGATCCGAAAAGAAATAAAAGTGAAAGCGGCCTGCCGGTGGTGAATTTGGTTACGCTTACCGGCGAGAAGCTGGGCTTGTATGGCGAAGTGAACAGCAACACCACTTTCGGCCAGGTAACGAAGAACGACCAGGGGGTTGTGTTAAATTACAACTCATCTAAAGTGCAGGTTTATGGTTCCTTCGAACGCGCCGATAATAGTTCAGTAGAAAAGGATTTCATGAGTCGCATACTCCCGATGGATGGAACGAATCTCCGCTTCGAAAATGAAAGCATCACTAAAGACAAACCTGTAACGGAGGAGGCGATCTTCGGTACAGAATATAAAGGAGCGAAAGGATTCGCTGCAGGAATCGAACTCAACGGAACACAATTGAAGAGCGACGCAAACGTAACTGATGTGAGCAAATATTCTTTCGACGGGCTCGATACTACTTTTATTTTCCCGGACGCATACAGTACGCACACGGAACAACAGGACGCGAGCGCGACCGTGCACATCGATCAAACCATCCGCGCAACAGGAACCATCCTCACTGCAAAATATGCGATCGATCATAACAAGAGTTTGTGGAATGAAACTTTTCCTTTCGCAGGCGCTGAAGGCGGAACACACATTGAAGCCACACCCGGATTTCACCGCTACTCTTCTGCGAATGACATAGGAATTCACAATGCAACTTTTGAAATGACACAGGTGTGGACGAAAAAACTGATCACCGTTGCAGGTTACAACCATATCGCTTACGATAATCTCAATACACTTTCCATGCAGAATCTCAGCAACGGTGAATGGGTGAATGCAAATGGAAATATGAATCAATTCAAATTGCATGAAGCGATCGGTTCTATTTACCTGAACACGTACCTCGATCTCGGTAAAACACAATTCGCTGCCGGGCTTGATGCAGAACAAGTACACACAACAGGAAATTCCCTGATCACCGATCACAAATTCCAGGTTGACAATCTCCAGTTGTTTCCCTCTGTGAATGCATCGCGCACGTTCGGAAAAAACGGTTCCATCAGTTTCAAATATTTCCAGAGCATCACGCGTCCTACTATGACACAACTCGATCCGTTCGGACATTACACCAACCAGTACACGTACGTTGCAGGAAATCCGAACCTGAAACCAGAGATCGGCAACACGGCAAAAGTTTCTCTGAAAATGTTCCAGGTGCTCGAACTCACAGGCGAACTGAATGAAAAACACAATGGGATCCAGGATGTAACGATGGTAGATGCAAATGGATTGAATGTGCGCATGCCGGAAAATATTTCCAACTCACACAATGCATCTGCAGGAATCAAATGCCTCATCCCGGTTGGAAATAAAATTGCGCTCCAGACTTCTGCAACATGGACCTGGTCGCATTTCCAGACGGAGATCTACGGAATGAATATCAACTCACGCAACAGAAAATTTGTAGGACAGGCAACGATGCTTGTTACACTTCCTGCGAATTTCAATTTAATTGTTGATGGATATTATGTTTCTCCTGCATCAGACGGGATCATTGCCACACAATCAACCGGCGCAGTAGATGCTTCTATTACAAAATCCATGATGAATGATAAAGTTATTCTGAGCGCAGGCGTCAATGATATTTTCAAAACAGGAACCGTTCGCGCAACGATCCTCTCTCCCGAAGGAAATGTTGCTTACAAAGTAATTCCTGAAACACAAACAGCTTTTGTAAAAGCGACGATCAAAGTCGGCAATGAAAAAGCAAAGCGCGAAACGAATAACGATTGA